TAAGAGTATGGCCTTTCATTGGCTTGTCAATGTACATCGTATGCAGAGAGGGCACATCAAAACCAGTGAGCCACATATCCCGAACAATGACCAGTTTCAATTCGTCTTCCGGGTCTTTCATCCGTTCTGCCAGAGTTCTTCTCTGATCTTTTGTGGTATGATGTTTTGATATTTTGGCTCCGTCAGAAGATGCGGAAGTCATCACAATCTTGATCTCGCCTTTCTTAAGGTCATCATTATGCCACTGCGGCCTGATCTTAATTATCTCATCATATAGATCGGCGGCTATCCTTCGGGACATGGCAACAATCATTCCCTTACCTTCAAACACTTCCTGTCGTAGTTCGAAATGAGTTACAATATCCTGTGAAATCTGCCTCATTCGGTCTTCGCTACCAATCAAGGCTTCCAGTTGTGTCCATTTCGCTTTGGCTTTCTGGGTATCTGCAAGGTCTGCTTTTTCCAGTTCTTCATCCAGTTCTGCAACCAGTTTTTTACCTTCCTTACTGAGAGTTATTTTTGCCAACCTGCTCTCATAATAGATCTTTACCGTGGCGCCATCCTCAACAGCCTGGGCTATATCATAAATATCAACATAATTGCCGAAAACAGCAGGCGTGTTCACGTCAGTTTTTTCTATCGGCGTACCGGTGAAACCCAGATATGTGGCATTGGGCAGGGCGTCGCGTGTGTATTTCGCAAAACCGTAAACGATTCTTTTACCAATTACGTTTCCCTTTTCATCTTTGATATCAATGGTTTTTGCCTTGAAGCCGTATTGTGTCCGGTGCGCTTCATCAGCTATCACAATGATGTTTTTCCGGTCTGATAGTTTCGGGAAAACGTTTCCTTCTTCGGGCTGGAACTTCTGGATGGTGGTAAACACTACGCCGCCCGATGCGACGTTTAGTAGTTCTTTTAAATGGTCTCTGTTTTCTGCCTGGATAGGTTCCTGCCTGAGCAGTTGCTTTGAAGCTGCAAAAGTATCAAAAAGCTGGTCGTCTAAATCGTTGCGGTCAGTGATCATCACTACTGTAGGGTTGTCCATTACCAGGACGATTTTGCCTGTGTAAAAAACCATGGAAAGGGACTTACCGCTTCCCTGCGTGTGCCAGACCACGCCCCCTTTTCGGTCTCCAAAGGGTTGTTTTTTCACCCCTGGCAAGTCATAACTTTCAGGAGGGTCATAATGTAGACCGAAAATTTGCCAATCTTCTGCCGAAGAATAACCCGATGCCCTGAGTGTGGATTCTACCGCACGGTTAACAGCATAGTATTGATGATAGGTAGCGAGCTTCTTTACGGTTTGAATAGTAATAATGCCAGTGTCTTTGTCTTCTTTTTTCGATTTTTCAAATACAATGAAATGGCGGATAAGGTCTAAGAGAGTTGTTTTATTCAGCATCCCTTTAATGAGAGTTTCCAACTGACCAATTAAAGGCGAGGCTTCAACCTTTCCGTCTGAGCTTTTCCATGCCATAAAGCGGCTAAAACCTGCGGAAAGAGAACCTGATTTTGCCTCAAGACCATCAGAGATGACCATGAAACCATTATAGGCAAACATGCCGGGGATTGCCTGTTTATAGGTCTGGAACTGTCTGAAGGCCGACCTTACGGTTGCGTTCTCGTCAGCAGGGTTTTTTAGTTCGATAACCACCAGAGGCAGACCGTTAACAAAAAGAATGATGTCTGGGCGTTTGTTAACATTATTTTCTACAACAGTGAATTGATTGTTGACAAGAAATTCGTTGTTTTCTGGATTGTTAAAATCTACAAGCCAGACAAGATCGCCCCTGTCGGCTCCGTCTTTCTGATAACTCACCTTTATGCCTTCGGTAAGCATCCTGTGAAACGCCTCGTTGTTAGCGATAAGTTCAGGAGAATTGAGGCGCTGTATCTGCTTGATGGCATCTTCTCTCACATCAGCAGGAATCTTTGGGTTAATTCGGCCGACAGCTTTTCGCAGGCGCTCTACGAGGATGACATCTTCAAATCGGTTCCGTTCCGGTGTGTTGCTATCCGGGGCAATGTCGGGAGCATAGATGTACCTGTATCCCTGTTTTTCGAGGAGTTCGATGGCGAATTTTTCGATGTCGGATTCGGTGATCTTATTCGTCGTCATCTTTTTTGCCCGTTATTCGCTGCATTTATTTTTCAAAATGAACTATCGAGAAATCCTCGATAGTTGTCGATTCATCAAGTTCCTTCTCAGCATACTCGGCACCAGGGTGATGGACAGGACGTGGAAATGTTGCCAGCTCAATTTCTTTAGTAATTCGATGGCGAAGGTTACTATGTTGCTTTCAGTGATTAGATTCATTGTTACAAAATGTTAAGTTGTTCCTCTTTAAAAAAAGTCTGCAATAACTTATCTGAGGTAAGAAAAACACATTCCTCATCCCTCAAAGTTAAGGCTGCTGCTAATTGAAGTGAATCCAGGGTCCTCAAACCACGATTGCCATATTTCATCAACAAGTATGAAGCTGATTCGACAATATCAGATTGCAGCATTATCCAATGAAAATTATCACCATCATTTTGAAAACATTTGATAACTTCGATGGCGGTATTTTCCTTGATCTCCTTTTCTCTCATTTTCTTCCATAAGGCAGAACGGAATTCCAAAATTGCAAGCTCTGAAAGGAAAATTTCTCTGATATCCTGGGAAATAGCATTCATTACAAAATCAGACCCTACCTCCGTGTGGTATAGCTTAATGAGAGAA
The sequence above is drawn from the Methanosarcinales archaeon genome and encodes:
- a CDS encoding type II toxin-antitoxin system VapC family toxin, with product MKAFLDTSSLIKLYHTEVGSDFVMNAISQDIREIFLSELAILEFRSALWKKMREKEIKENTAIEVIKCFQNDGDNFHWIMLQSDIVESASYLLMKYGNRGLRTLDSLQLAAALTLRDEECVFLTSDKLLQTFFKEEQLNIL
- a CDS encoding type I restriction endonuclease subunit R, which encodes MTTNKITESDIEKFAIELLEKQGYRYIYAPDIAPDSNTPERNRFEDVILVERLRKAVGRINPKIPADVREDAIKQIQRLNSPELIANNEAFHRMLTEGIKVSYQKDGADRGDLVWLVDFNNPENNEFLVNNQFTVVENNVNKRPDIILFVNGLPLVVIELKNPADENATVRSAFRQFQTYKQAIPGMFAYNGFMVISDGLEAKSGSLSAGFSRFMAWKSSDGKVEASPLIGQLETLIKGMLNKTTLLDLIRHFIVFEKSKKEDKDTGIITIQTVKKLATYHQYYAVNRAVESTLRASGYSSAEDWQIFGLHYDPPESYDLPGVKKQPFGDRKGGVVWHTQGSGKSLSMVFYTGKIVLVMDNPTVVMITDRNDLDDQLFDTFAASKQLLRQEPIQAENRDHLKELLNVASGGVVFTTIQKFQPEEGNVFPKLSDRKNIIVIADEAHRTQYGFKAKTIDIKDEKGNVIGKRIVYGFAKYTRDALPNATYLGFTGTPIEKTDVNTPAVFGNYVDIYDIAQAVEDGATVKIYYESRLAKITLSKEGKKLVAELDEELEKADLADTQKAKAKWTQLEALIGSEDRMRQISQDIVTHFELRQEVFEGKGMIVAMSRRIAADLYDEIIKIRPQWHNDDLKKGEIKIVMTSASSDGAKISKHHTTKDQRRTLAERMKDPEDELKLVIVRDMWLTGFDVPSLHTMYIDKPMKGHTLIQAISRVNRVYKDKPGGLVVDYLGIASDLKEALSFY